In Neovison vison isolate M4711 chromosome 11, ASM_NN_V1, whole genome shotgun sequence, one genomic interval encodes:
- the LOC122919274 gene encoding 60S ribosomal protein L17-like, producing MHIRKATKHLKDVTLQKQCVPFRRYNGGVGRCAQAKQWGWTQGQWPKKSAEFLLHMLKNAESNAEPKGLDVDSLVIEHIQVNKAPKMRRRTCRAHGQINPYMNSPCHIEMILTEKEQIVPKPEEEVTQKKKISQKKLKKQKHMAWE from the coding sequence ATGCATATCCGAAAAGCCACCAAGCATCTGAAAGACGTCACTTTGCAGAAGCAGTGTGTGCCATTCCGTCGCTACAATGGTGGTGTTGGTAGGTGTGCCCAGGCCAAACAGTGGGGCTGGACACAAGGTCAGTGGCCCAAGAAGAGTGCTGAATTTTTACTGCACATGCTTAAAAATGCAGAGAGTAATGCTGAACCTAAGGGTTTAGATGTTGATTCTTTGGTCATTGAGCACATTCAAGTGAACAAAGCCCCCAAGATGCGGCGTAGGACTTGCAGGGCTCATGGTCAGATTAACCCATACATGAATTCTCCCTGCCACATTGAGATGATCCTTACTGAGAAAGAGCAGATTGTTCCTAAACCAGAAGAGGAGgttacacagaagaaaaagatatcccagaagaaactgaagaaacaaaaacatatggCCTGGGAGTAA